A window of Pusillimonas sp. T7-7 contains these coding sequences:
- a CDS encoding SDR family NAD(P)-dependent oxidoreductase: MHTHTQKTALVTGGSRGIGAEIVRELVKRGTNVAFTYQKSTALAEQLVQQLKADNADANAQASTVNIWPLQVDARNAEDVQRAVSDVKQRWGRLDILINNAGIFEANPIEAFTLDDYDKQMAINTKAVFAAVQRAAQVMENGGRIINIGSNLADRVPEPGLSLYTMSKAAVWGLTKAAARELGPRGITVNIIQPGSTDTDMNPSDGPHADQQRSLRAIPDYNRPDEIASMVAYLCSDAARAITGASLLVDGGANI, translated from the coding sequence ATGCATACTCACACTCAGAAAACCGCGCTCGTCACAGGTGGATCCCGTGGAATCGGAGCAGAGATTGTTCGTGAACTGGTCAAGCGTGGTACGAACGTCGCATTTACCTATCAGAAGTCTACCGCCCTGGCTGAACAATTAGTGCAACAGTTAAAAGCCGATAATGCAGACGCGAACGCTCAGGCCAGCACAGTAAACATCTGGCCGCTGCAAGTCGACGCCCGAAACGCCGAGGATGTACAGCGAGCAGTCTCGGATGTGAAACAGCGCTGGGGACGACTCGACATCCTCATAAACAATGCTGGCATCTTCGAAGCCAATCCCATTGAGGCTTTTACTCTGGACGATTACGATAAACAGATGGCCATCAACACGAAGGCCGTGTTTGCGGCAGTACAGCGCGCAGCACAGGTCATGGAGAACGGTGGGCGCATCATCAACATAGGCAGCAACCTGGCCGACAGAGTGCCTGAGCCTGGCCTCAGCCTCTACACCATGAGCAAAGCTGCAGTCTGGGGGTTGACCAAGGCTGCAGCTCGTGAACTCGGTCCAAGAGGCATTACCGTCAATATTATTCAGCCCGGCTCCACAGATACCGATATGAACCCCTCCGATGGGCCACACGCCGATCAACAACGCTCGCTGCGAGCCATTCCCGACTACAACCGTCCTGACGAAATTGCTTCGATGGTGGCCTATTTGTGCAGCGATGCCGCACGAGCCATTACAGGGGCCAGTCTTCTGGTCGATGGCGGCGCCAATATTTAA
- a CDS encoding transcriptional regulator, with the protein MWTLTPQILEIGFAALHSMGVDQFVQEALQSLADEFSGIVNLGEKNNNEVIIIARATGSAEQRSLFIMNQRVGNTLPNASSLYQALHAAEDQWSLSRYPEHHVVSVSIPVTRDEPRSLALGISVSIQAFSQARIEQEVIPKLRHARQNIRRLMHLGDI; encoded by the coding sequence ATGTGGACTCTCACCCCTCAGATTCTGGAAATCGGCTTCGCAGCCTTGCACAGCATGGGCGTTGATCAGTTTGTACAAGAAGCGCTACAGAGTCTGGCTGATGAGTTCTCGGGCATCGTGAACCTAGGAGAAAAAAACAATAATGAAGTCATCATCATCGCCAGGGCAACGGGCTCAGCCGAGCAACGCAGTTTGTTCATCATGAACCAACGCGTGGGCAACACATTGCCAAACGCCAGCTCGCTTTATCAGGCATTGCATGCCGCAGAAGACCAGTGGTCCTTATCGCGCTACCCAGAACATCATGTCGTCTCCGTCAGCATACCCGTCACTCGTGACGAACCAAGATCGCTGGCACTAGGCATCTCTGTATCTATACAGGCCTTTTCTCAAGCACGCATCGAGCAAGAAGTCATCCCTAAATTACGGCATGCCCGGCAAAACATCCGCCGACTGATGCATTTGGGGGACATCTGA
- a CDS encoding tripartite tricarboxylate transporter substrate binding protein, with protein sequence MKPLIQIFATASVVLTGAAHAQSYPQKNITLIVPFAVGGITDIVGRGIADELSKELKVPVVVENKTGAGGAIGAQTIAQAPADGYTIGLATVSTHVVNPACNKNLGYDPLASFTPVALFAQVPNILIARADFPANNLKDLKQLAGKDASDYTFGNTGYCGFGHLLGEQLNSALQTGIRQVPYRGGSQAVTDLLGGQVDLMFDAISGHLGNLKAGKLKALGIAAEVEQPLLPGVKTFAEQGAPAVNTPSWYGLIAPASTPEPIVRRLEAAVNKAVEKESFRNTFYNMGIILTANVGSEALRERISSELANTQRFIKDNNIKMQ encoded by the coding sequence ATGAAACCTTTGATCCAAATATTTGCTACAGCTTCAGTCGTACTGACAGGCGCAGCGCACGCCCAAAGCTATCCCCAAAAAAACATCACACTCATCGTTCCTTTTGCAGTAGGCGGCATCACCGATATAGTAGGAAGAGGCATCGCCGATGAATTGAGCAAAGAATTAAAAGTGCCTGTAGTCGTCGAAAACAAAACAGGTGCCGGCGGTGCAATCGGCGCACAAACCATTGCACAAGCGCCCGCTGACGGCTACACCATTGGGCTGGCAACCGTCTCCACTCATGTGGTCAATCCTGCATGCAATAAGAACCTGGGCTACGATCCACTAGCAAGCTTCACACCAGTCGCGCTATTCGCGCAGGTTCCCAATATTTTGATTGCTCGAGCCGATTTTCCGGCAAATAATCTTAAAGATCTAAAACAACTGGCCGGTAAGGACGCGTCTGATTACACTTTCGGCAATACAGGTTATTGCGGCTTTGGCCATTTGCTGGGCGAGCAATTAAATAGCGCCTTACAAACAGGCATCCGGCAGGTGCCCTATCGCGGCGGCAGCCAAGCAGTAACAGACCTCTTAGGAGGCCAGGTCGACCTCATGTTTGATGCAATATCCGGACACCTGGGCAACCTGAAGGCAGGCAAGCTAAAAGCCTTGGGTATCGCGGCAGAAGTCGAACAACCACTACTGCCCGGAGTAAAAACCTTTGCCGAGCAAGGCGCCCCAGCAGTAAACACCCCTTCCTGGTACGGACTGATTGCCCCTGCCTCCACTCCTGAACCTATTGTGCGTCGGCTAGAAGCAGCGGTAAACAAGGCCGTCGAGAAAGAGTCATTTCGCAACACTTTCTACAACATGGGCATCATCCTCACAGCGAACGTCGGTTCAGAAGCGTTACGCGAGCGTATTAGCAGCGAACTGGCTAATACCCAGCGCTTCATCAAAGATAACAACATCAAAATGCAATAA
- a CDS encoding tripartite tricarboxylate transporter substrate binding protein: protein MDYQRRKSLMLLSGACAGVFLPALSVGKLNNYPSKAVNVVVPYGAGGSTDLIARLLVSDISSRYSGKFFVENKAGAAGNIGVRYVASSAPDGATLLYSTATPFAINPFVYKTLPFDPDNDLIPIARTVQLPLVLVVNKEIGVSSIQELIDYLKKNEDKCSFSSYGVGTSSHIAGANFVNKIGVPDVLHVPYKDMKAMPDLAAGRNTFHIDAWSVVAPLIDSGKLLPLAVSSSQSLPWAPELPTIADSIGKDYEIVTWHAVFAPKGTPAEIVDFLNGEFKIAVQSDGIRKTLKEQGFLEYPHLKPAEVAAFIDKEKVRWKGYVETAGIEPM, encoded by the coding sequence ATGGATTATCAACGCCGGAAGTCATTGATGCTGCTATCTGGAGCATGCGCCGGAGTATTCTTGCCTGCGTTAAGCGTTGGCAAGCTGAATAACTACCCATCGAAAGCCGTTAACGTGGTGGTGCCATATGGGGCAGGTGGTAGTACCGACCTAATCGCACGACTCCTCGTAAGCGATATAAGTTCACGATACAGCGGTAAGTTTTTTGTTGAAAACAAGGCGGGAGCAGCGGGAAATATTGGCGTTCGCTATGTTGCGAGTTCGGCTCCAGATGGGGCAACGCTGCTATATTCGACGGCAACGCCATTCGCAATCAATCCTTTTGTCTACAAGACCTTGCCTTTTGACCCTGACAATGACCTGATCCCTATTGCCCGTACGGTTCAGTTGCCCTTGGTGCTGGTCGTCAACAAAGAGATTGGTGTGTCGAGTATCCAGGAGCTCATAGACTATCTGAAGAAAAATGAGGATAAATGTAGTTTCAGTTCGTATGGTGTGGGAACGTCAAGTCATATAGCCGGTGCCAACTTCGTTAATAAGATCGGCGTACCGGACGTCCTGCATGTTCCCTATAAAGACATGAAGGCCATGCCTGACCTGGCAGCTGGGCGCAACACCTTTCATATTGATGCTTGGTCGGTAGTGGCTCCACTAATAGACAGCGGAAAGCTGCTGCCTTTGGCTGTTTCCAGTTCGCAGAGCTTGCCATGGGCCCCCGAGCTTCCCACTATTGCAGATTCAATTGGGAAAGATTACGAGATTGTCACTTGGCATGCGGTATTTGCGCCTAAAGGGACCCCAGCGGAAATTGTCGATTTTCTGAATGGAGAGTTCAAAATTGCTGTGCAATCAGACGGTATACGCAAGACTCTTAAAGAACAGGGTTTCTTGGAGTACCCACATCTGAAACCCGCCGAGGTGGCTGCTTTCATCGATAAAGAAAAAGTACGATGGAAGGGTTACGTTGAAACGGCAGGCATCGAGCCAATGTGA
- a CDS encoding FAD-binding oxidoreductase — protein MSIHTSIFSPEYKREPFWWEAFKPCESDDLPVDKHIDVAVIGGGYAGTCCALTLANAGARPVVFEAGALGQGASTRSGGQVSGGVNVQKKALASGVEDEQQREARLVARLRDAAASMTYIEHLIDDYKINCGWHKTGRMTAMWIPAHYEAWKSRLAPLNEHTQAGARMLPPEALAGEIGSSIYHGAALIERGGHLHPALLYAGMLEAARGAGARFLSHAGVKSIERSSGGYLLKTSKGDFRAEKVVIATNGYTSSLTPDLKRQVLPIASHMIATEELAPDLARSILPTNRAVSESRRVVNHYRLSPDGKRLIFGGRARFTPASEDKTARLLYRAMLKRFPQLEGVRITHSWGGKVAMTFDSMPHIGGADGLYYALGCNGSGVAMMSYLGHSVARKILAQSTQPINAFDNTVMPRHPLYFGSTWFLFAVGSWYQFLDAQEKRQASPR, from the coding sequence GTGAGCATACACACTTCAATATTTTCGCCTGAATACAAACGGGAACCATTCTGGTGGGAAGCGTTTAAGCCTTGCGAAAGCGACGACTTACCAGTTGATAAACACATTGATGTTGCAGTGATAGGTGGGGGCTATGCTGGCACATGCTGCGCTCTGACGCTTGCAAATGCAGGCGCCAGGCCCGTGGTCTTCGAAGCGGGCGCGCTCGGACAGGGTGCCAGTACACGTTCTGGTGGCCAGGTCAGTGGCGGAGTGAACGTGCAAAAGAAGGCACTTGCTTCGGGCGTTGAGGATGAGCAGCAACGTGAAGCGAGGCTAGTTGCTAGGCTGCGGGACGCCGCAGCATCCATGACATATATTGAACACCTGATTGACGACTATAAGATCAATTGTGGGTGGCACAAGACGGGTCGTATGACGGCGATGTGGATTCCTGCACATTACGAAGCGTGGAAAAGTCGTCTTGCACCATTGAATGAGCATACTCAAGCCGGAGCAAGAATGCTGCCGCCTGAAGCGCTTGCCGGAGAAATCGGTTCGTCGATATACCACGGGGCTGCCCTGATAGAGCGCGGCGGACACCTTCATCCGGCGCTGTTATACGCTGGCATGCTTGAGGCTGCGCGTGGGGCGGGCGCCCGTTTTTTGAGCCATGCGGGTGTGAAAAGCATTGAGCGGTCATCTGGCGGGTATCTGCTCAAAACCAGCAAAGGTGATTTTCGTGCCGAGAAGGTAGTCATTGCCACTAATGGTTATACCAGCTCATTAACTCCTGACTTAAAACGGCAGGTGCTGCCAATAGCCAGCCACATGATCGCCACTGAAGAGTTGGCGCCAGACCTCGCACGCAGCATTTTGCCGACCAACCGTGCGGTGTCGGAATCACGGCGAGTCGTCAACCATTATCGTTTGTCGCCTGATGGGAAGCGTTTGATATTTGGAGGCAGGGCGCGTTTCACTCCGGCTAGTGAAGACAAAACGGCACGCTTACTTTACAGAGCTATGCTCAAACGCTTTCCTCAACTGGAAGGTGTAAGGATTACTCACTCTTGGGGCGGAAAGGTGGCCATGACCTTTGATTCCATGCCGCATATTGGTGGAGCAGATGGTCTTTATTATGCACTGGGCTGCAATGGTAGTGGTGTAGCGATGATGAGCTACCTTGGGCACAGCGTTGCTCGCAAGATTTTGGCGCAGTCGACCCAACCCATCAATGCGTTTGATAACACCGTTATGCCTAGGCATCCGCTATATTTTGGCAGTACCTGGTTTCTATTTGCTGTTGGTAGCTGGTACCAGTTTCTCGATGCTCAAGAAAAGCGGCAGGCGTCGCCTCGATAG
- a CDS encoding hydantoinase B/oxoprolinase family protein produces the protein MTIDNLRLQVLANHCTAAAEAMGYTLMRTAYSSFVKETEDFSAQLMTPDGKTFASPKTFGATWYTGLNYKPVIDMFDDYQEGDIYLTNDPYSGFVATHTPDMHMWKPVFWQGHLVCFVGNHIHNTDMGGAVPASLSRTLTEVHQEGIRIPPMLLMRDGVLDEKILKILQVNVRAPEQNHGDLNAQIAALNVGEQKVHEIVGRFGIDDFMEGSQRILAYAEQQTRELIREIPDGEYSFSEYADEDSVGGYPCRIHITLRVKGDELELDFTGSDPQVASSLNVPTGGDGHHSVITVGLIYVLHTLCPQNVLNAGSVFPCSAVLPSGTVVNPEHPAAVGMRSLMAAVIQACTFGVFSQALPDRLPACPAGGSTLLNVKTATHDGRQILASIGPCGGGAGGGPLRDGVEACGANNAFLKNTPVEINEVEVPIEVIRYSLVPDTGGAGRLRGGNAATMEFRLLTPNAVVTARNRNRSTLAAWGVVGGRAGANSRFIKNPDTPNAVELRNTDLVQCAPGDVIRLQGPAGGGYGHPYTRSVQSVLDDVRCGFVSIDRARSEYGVAFSVDMTVDEAATEKLRASLSATKSIPHFHYGEGREQFESVWTHERYAALSTIMAGLPISWRHFVKHKIFAMVGDAIPSNGEGGSEVWDIYETLSAQYAELPKFEYEVREVADVAF, from the coding sequence ATGACCATTGACAACCTGCGCCTGCAAGTACTGGCCAACCATTGCACCGCAGCAGCTGAAGCTATGGGCTACACGCTGATGAGGACGGCATATTCAAGCTTCGTGAAAGAAACGGAAGACTTCTCGGCGCAGCTAATGACACCGGACGGCAAGACCTTTGCATCGCCCAAAACATTTGGCGCTACCTGGTATACGGGGCTGAATTACAAACCGGTGATCGACATGTTTGATGATTACCAAGAGGGTGATATCTACCTGACCAACGATCCGTATAGCGGATTCGTCGCCACCCACACTCCAGACATGCATATGTGGAAGCCTGTGTTTTGGCAAGGTCATCTGGTGTGCTTTGTGGGCAATCATATTCATAACACGGATATGGGAGGGGCCGTCCCCGCCTCATTGTCGCGGACGCTAACAGAGGTACACCAGGAAGGAATTCGAATCCCGCCGATGTTGTTGATGCGAGATGGGGTGCTAGACGAAAAAATCCTAAAAATTCTTCAAGTGAATGTTCGTGCTCCCGAGCAGAACCATGGTGATCTGAACGCACAAATTGCGGCGTTGAATGTCGGAGAGCAGAAGGTTCATGAGATCGTCGGCCGGTTTGGTATTGATGATTTCATGGAGGGATCGCAGCGCATATTGGCATACGCCGAGCAGCAGACCCGCGAGCTCATCCGAGAGATTCCCGATGGAGAATACAGTTTCTCGGAATATGCAGATGAGGATTCTGTTGGAGGATATCCATGCCGAATTCATATAACTTTGCGAGTCAAGGGTGACGAGCTCGAGTTGGACTTCACGGGTAGTGACCCCCAGGTGGCCTCTTCATTAAATGTACCGACGGGGGGGGACGGCCATCATTCCGTCATCACGGTCGGCCTCATTTATGTACTGCATACTTTATGTCCGCAGAACGTATTGAATGCAGGTTCTGTGTTTCCATGTTCCGCCGTGCTGCCGAGCGGAACAGTGGTCAATCCTGAGCATCCGGCTGCAGTGGGCATGCGCAGCCTCATGGCGGCCGTCATACAAGCGTGCACATTCGGTGTTTTCAGCCAGGCCTTACCTGACCGCCTGCCCGCATGTCCTGCGGGTGGTTCGACGTTGCTGAATGTCAAGACGGCTACCCATGATGGGCGCCAAATTCTCGCATCGATCGGCCCCTGCGGCGGTGGTGCTGGAGGTGGGCCGTTGCGTGACGGTGTAGAGGCGTGCGGCGCCAACAATGCGTTCCTTAAGAATACGCCGGTCGAGATTAATGAAGTGGAAGTACCTATCGAAGTCATACGTTATAGCCTAGTTCCGGACACTGGTGGTGCGGGAAGGCTGCGCGGTGGTAATGCGGCGACGATGGAGTTTCGTCTGTTGACGCCGAATGCCGTCGTGACAGCTCGTAACCGCAATCGGTCAACGCTTGCTGCATGGGGTGTGGTTGGCGGACGTGCCGGGGCAAACTCTCGTTTCATAAAGAATCCCGACACGCCGAATGCAGTAGAGCTACGCAATACTGATCTGGTGCAATGTGCGCCCGGAGACGTAATTCGGTTGCAGGGGCCAGCTGGTGGCGGATATGGTCATCCATACACACGCTCAGTACAGTCGGTACTTGATGATGTGAGATGCGGTTTTGTTTCTATTGACCGTGCGCGCTCGGAATACGGAGTTGCGTTCTCTGTCGACATGACGGTGGATGAAGCAGCGACAGAAAAATTGCGAGCTAGCTTATCAGCAACAAAATCCATTCCGCATTTTCACTATGGCGAGGGTCGCGAGCAGTTTGAAAGCGTCTGGACTCATGAGCGTTATGCGGCGTTGTCGACCATCATGGCGGGACTCCCCATCTCATGGCGTCACTTTGTTAAGCACAAGATATTTGCTATGGTCGGCGATGCCATCCCGTCTAATGGCGAGGGTGGCTCAGAGGTATGGGATATTTACGAGACGTTGAGCGCTCAGTATGCTGAACTGCCCAAGTTTGAGTACGAAGTGCGTGAAGTTGCAGATGTTGCTTTTTGA
- a CDS encoding hydantoinase/oxoprolinase family protein produces MGYRVGVDIGGSFTDFAVFDEDTRQIHSLKVFSRPDEPGSEVIAGIKQINERYGISADEITYFTHGTTVGINTVIQRSGLRLALFATQNFGDVLEIGRLKTADMYHLLSRRPDPLIKRDMVFEVVERLSGDGSVRTPLDEESVRTAVQRAQEAGAQGVVISLLHSYRNPAHELRVKELVQELAPNLPVTCSCETWPIIREYERTITAVTGGYVQPKVAQYLTSLQTALKNAGVQPEPHLTKSNGGVMTAEQGKRDCVQMILSGTAAGVIGASHVAATCGIERCMSLDIGGTSADIAVILGGEPQYGVGEQIGDFQIHIPSVSVSSIGDGGGSIAWVDSLGVLQVGPESAGSRPGPVCYGRGGTRATITDAFVACGLVGHTGLGYNAVSIDVEAARAAVGVLADQLETSIEDTAEAIIQIAVSGMFAEVSGLVSRYGIDLREFSVLAFGGAGPMLGCLLARELGVSEVVVPANPGTLSALGGLIADLKSDFIKTVYLDLTETNLEVIQEEFSRLTEQAQDWLSQEQGTLEHAKLVFSAEMRYRGQSYELDTFLAHDSAHGLTIENMAQAFHATHRKIYQHADEDAPVQVISLRVLISGQNDKPSFTRYPLVPDTASPMKQVRAWLDGKFEEVDLYSRSALIAGHRFAGPAIVAQDDSTTVIPKGHVCEVDEYMNMRISKGVAL; encoded by the coding sequence ATGGGTTATAGAGTTGGAGTGGATATAGGCGGTTCTTTCACGGACTTTGCCGTTTTTGATGAGGACACTAGGCAGATCCACAGCCTGAAGGTCTTTTCCCGGCCAGACGAGCCGGGTTCTGAAGTGATCGCAGGCATTAAGCAGATTAATGAGCGCTACGGTATCTCGGCAGACGAGATCACTTATTTTACGCATGGCACAACGGTGGGAATCAACACTGTAATTCAGCGCAGTGGGTTGAGGCTTGCATTGTTTGCGACTCAGAATTTCGGTGACGTGCTTGAGATCGGTCGGCTTAAAACGGCTGATATGTACCATTTATTGTCTCGCCGCCCTGACCCGCTGATCAAACGCGACATGGTGTTCGAAGTTGTTGAGCGCCTGTCCGGCGACGGGTCGGTTCGTACCCCTTTGGACGAAGAGAGTGTGCGTACCGCTGTCCAGCGGGCGCAAGAGGCCGGGGCGCAAGGGGTGGTGATATCCCTTCTGCATTCTTACCGCAACCCAGCTCACGAGTTGCGGGTAAAGGAGCTGGTGCAAGAGTTGGCCCCCAATCTGCCGGTCACATGCTCATGTGAGACATGGCCAATCATTCGCGAGTACGAACGCACCATCACTGCAGTGACAGGGGGTTATGTACAACCCAAGGTCGCACAATACCTAACGTCTCTCCAAACAGCACTGAAGAACGCTGGCGTACAGCCCGAACCGCATCTGACGAAATCGAATGGTGGTGTAATGACCGCCGAGCAAGGCAAACGTGACTGCGTGCAGATGATACTGTCGGGCACAGCAGCTGGTGTGATCGGCGCAAGTCATGTTGCTGCTACTTGCGGTATTGAGCGCTGTATGAGCCTTGATATTGGCGGCACAAGCGCAGACATCGCGGTGATCCTTGGGGGCGAGCCTCAATATGGTGTCGGAGAGCAGATTGGTGATTTCCAGATCCACATCCCGTCTGTGTCTGTCTCCTCAATAGGTGATGGGGGCGGCTCCATAGCTTGGGTAGACTCTTTGGGTGTATTGCAAGTCGGACCTGAAAGTGCAGGCTCCAGGCCTGGGCCGGTATGCTATGGACGCGGCGGCACGCGAGCCACAATCACCGACGCCTTTGTGGCTTGCGGTTTAGTCGGCCACACTGGGCTTGGCTACAACGCGGTGTCTATCGATGTAGAGGCAGCAAGAGCTGCGGTAGGCGTGCTGGCCGACCAGCTTGAAACCTCCATAGAAGATACTGCGGAGGCAATCATCCAGATCGCTGTGTCGGGAATGTTTGCAGAGGTAAGTGGTCTGGTTTCAAGGTACGGAATTGATTTGCGAGAATTTTCCGTACTGGCGTTTGGTGGAGCAGGTCCCATGCTTGGGTGCTTGCTAGCTAGAGAGCTAGGTGTAAGTGAGGTTGTCGTTCCAGCAAATCCCGGAACACTCAGCGCGCTTGGAGGCCTGATCGCCGATCTGAAAAGCGACTTCATCAAGACCGTATATTTGGATTTGACAGAGACCAACCTGGAAGTCATTCAAGAAGAGTTTTCGCGCCTAACCGAGCAAGCTCAGGATTGGTTGTCGCAAGAGCAGGGTACGCTTGAGCATGCGAAGCTAGTGTTCTCAGCAGAGATGCGTTATCGCGGCCAGAGCTACGAGCTTGACACCTTTCTTGCCCACGATAGCGCACATGGCTTGACGATAGAGAATATGGCGCAGGCGTTTCATGCGACGCATCGAAAGATCTATCAGCATGCAGATGAGGATGCACCAGTTCAAGTGATCAGCTTGCGTGTACTGATTAGTGGTCAGAATGACAAACCGTCGTTCACTCGATATCCCTTGGTGCCAGATACGGCGTCTCCTATGAAACAGGTTCGAGCTTGGCTAGATGGAAAATTCGAAGAAGTCGATCTTTATTCGCGTTCCGCCCTTATCGCAGGCCATCGCTTCGCCGGCCCGGCGATAGTCGCTCAAGACGACAGCACAACGGTGATTCCGAAGGGACACGTGTGCGAAGTGGACGAATATATGAATATGCGAATCAGTAAAGGAGTAGCGCTATGA
- a CDS encoding MFS transporter, with the protein MESTIRKNAVFLHSNKPLWGAVVSMMLGVFALVTAEFLPVSLLTPMAADLNISESLAGQAVSTTALLGFAASLLVPWATYRFDRRLVLLGFSILLIISNLLVAFAPNFSFLLVGRMLLGVGLGGFWTMSTATVMRLVPMDRLPRALSITVSGVAAATVVAGSVGSYLGDLMGWRNVFIAAAGLGLLALVVQFVTLPPLPPRGQTRLLTLIHVLARPRVKTGLIAALLVFGGHIPLFTYVRPYLEDGTGMSITTISTILLAFGLATYAGTWLGGALQQHRSRATMIWAPMVIAMTGLGLSNLSGAPVLIYFLVIVWGLAFGTVPVTWSNWVAHTVPDEAETAGGLLVAAINAAIASGAGTGGLILSYGDTRDVFTFGACVLIAATMLIRLRVKSAPSHTPDLSGTAALGAVVCSSAR; encoded by the coding sequence ATGGAATCAACCATTCGCAAGAATGCCGTGTTTTTGCACAGTAACAAGCCACTTTGGGGTGCCGTCGTATCGATGATGCTGGGCGTCTTTGCTCTTGTGACTGCTGAGTTTCTACCCGTCAGCTTGCTGACCCCTATGGCAGCCGATCTGAATATCTCGGAAAGCCTGGCCGGGCAAGCGGTCTCCACCACTGCCCTGCTCGGATTTGCAGCCAGCCTGCTGGTACCTTGGGCCACGTATCGCTTCGACCGACGCCTGGTCCTGCTTGGCTTTTCCATTCTCCTGATCATCTCCAATCTATTGGTCGCCTTTGCGCCCAACTTTTCATTTTTGTTGGTGGGCCGCATGCTGCTTGGTGTCGGACTGGGGGGATTCTGGACGATGTCAACCGCCACTGTCATGCGCCTGGTGCCCATGGATCGATTGCCGCGCGCCTTGTCCATTACTGTCAGCGGTGTCGCTGCCGCAACGGTGGTGGCAGGATCTGTGGGCAGCTATCTTGGCGATCTGATGGGATGGCGCAATGTGTTTATAGCCGCAGCCGGTCTTGGCTTACTGGCGCTAGTGGTCCAGTTTGTCACCTTGCCCCCACTGCCTCCGCGCGGACAGACGCGTCTGCTCACACTGATACATGTGCTGGCACGCCCTCGCGTAAAAACCGGGCTGATCGCCGCACTATTGGTATTTGGCGGCCATATTCCCTTGTTCACTTACGTGCGTCCTTATCTGGAAGACGGCACCGGTATGAGCATTACGACCATCTCGACGATTCTGCTGGCCTTTGGCCTGGCCACTTATGCGGGGACCTGGCTGGGCGGCGCGCTGCAGCAGCATCGTTCGCGGGCAACCATGATCTGGGCTCCCATGGTCATCGCCATGACCGGTCTCGGGCTGAGCAATCTGTCTGGCGCACCTGTTCTGATCTACTTCCTGGTCATCGTGTGGGGGCTGGCCTTCGGAACCGTGCCGGTCACGTGGTCCAACTGGGTGGCACACACTGTTCCTGACGAAGCGGAAACGGCCGGCGGCCTTCTGGTTGCCGCCATCAACGCTGCCATTGCCTCGGGGGCTGGCACCGGCGGATTGATTCTGAGCTATGGCGATACCCGTGATGTGTTCACTTTTGGCGCCTGCGTGCTGATCGCAGCAACCATGCTGATCAGGCTGCGCGTGAAGTCAGCCCCATCCCACACACCAGACTTGTCTGGTACTGCAGCCTTGGGCGCCGTAGTGTGCTCCAGTGCCCGTTGA